The following proteins are encoded in a genomic region of Apodemus sylvaticus chromosome 21, mApoSyl1.1, whole genome shotgun sequence:
- the LOC127671729 gene encoding uncharacterized protein LOC127671729, translating into MQMRKQVGMQVRKQVGMKVRKQVRKQVGMQVRKQVGMQVRKQVGMQVSMQVRKQVGMQVRKQVGMQVRKQVSMQVRKQVGMQVRKQVGMQVKKQVSMQVRKQVGMQVRKQVSMQVRKQVGMQVRKQVSMQVRKQVSMQVRKQVGMQVRKQVSMQVRKQVGMQVRKQVGMQVRKQVSMQVRKQVGMQVRKQVGMQVRKQVGMQVRKQVGMQVRKQVGMQVRKQVGMQVRKQVSMQVRKQVGHAGEEAGGHVGEEAGWACR; encoded by the exons ATGCAGATGAGGAAGCAGGTGGGCatgcaggtgaggaagcaggtggGCATGAAGGTGAGgaagcaggtgaggaagcaggtgggcatgcaggtgaggaagcaggtaggcatgcaggtgaggaagcaggtggGCATGCAGGTGAGTatgcaggtgaggaagcaggtgggcatgcaggtgaggaagcaggtggGCATGCAGGTAAGGAAGCAGGTGAGTatgcaggtgaggaagcaggtgggtatgcaggtgaggaagcaggtggGCATGCAGGTGAAGAAGCAGGTGAGTatgcaggtgaggaagcaggtgggtatgcaggtgaggaagcaggtgagcatgcaggtgaggaagcaggtgggcatgcaggtgaggaagcaggtgagcatgcaggtgaggaagcaggtgagcatgcaggtgaggaagcaggtgggcatgcaggtgaggaagcaggtgagtatgcaggtgaggaagcaggtgggtatgcaggtgaggaagcaggtgggcatgcaggtgaggaagcaggtgagtatgcaggtgaggaagcaggtgggcatgcaggtgaggaagcaggtgggcatgcaggtgaggaagcaggtgggcatgcaggtgaggaagcaggtgggcatgcaggtgaggaagcaggtgggcatgcag gtgaggaagcaggtgggcatgcaggtgaggaagcaggtgagtatgcaggtgaggaagcaggttGGGCATGCAGGTGAAGAAGCAGGTGGGCATGTAGGTGAGGAAGCAGGTTGGGCatgcaggtga